Proteins encoded within one genomic window of Halobacteroides halobius DSM 5150:
- the dut gene encoding dUTP diphosphatase yields the protein MEIEIKKLDPAAVIPSYQHGSNEDAGMDLCSIEAGTIKPGEYKLFKTGLAIGLPDGYMGKVCPRSGLALDHGVTVLNAEGTIDPAYRGEIGIVLINQGAKPYQIETGDRIAQLIIEEYKKVTWKIVQQLDTTTRGSGGFGHTGK from the coding sequence GTGGAAATTGAAATTAAAAAATTAGATCCAGCAGCAGTTATCCCTAGCTATCAACATGGTAGTAATGAAGATGCAGGAATGGATCTTTGTTCTATTGAAGCGGGAACTATTAAGCCAGGAGAGTATAAATTATTTAAGACAGGGTTAGCTATTGGATTACCAGATGGTTATATGGGTAAAGTCTGTCCTAGAAGTGGGCTTGCTTTAGATCATGGAGTAACTGTACTTAATGCTGAAGGAACTATCGATCCTGCTTATCGAGGTGAGATAGGGATTGTATTAATTAATCAAGGGGCTAAACCATATCAAATAGAAACAGGGGATAGGATAGCTCAGTTAATTATAGAAGAGTATAAAAAAGTAACTTGGAAGATAGTCCAACAGCTAGATACTACTACACGAGGTAGTGGTGGATTTGGGCATACAGGAAAATAA
- a CDS encoding methyl-accepting chemotaxis protein: MLSKLNLKQKLMISMIALAVIPVLISGIISYTRNRNLIKEQVIKENELLANQLAKRVQEKMSVLTKTVNVIADLEGIESMKNKKHQQIFNKFKQKYPIFQYLYVTNEEGQLITFSADTDQLGNDFSHRSWFKGAMRGYSYISNAHISTTTKSLCLTISTPIKNNNGQITGVLGADISLMALQSMVTGVKLGQAGQVYLTDSQGVVIVHPNYKDMVLKQVKKEELKPVQKALAGKVGTITYVTNKGTEMLATYEPLQRLNWALVAQQPTGVAFKVLKENLFSKLLTILVATLLAVGISTWLAHNFSQPILKLVGAMRQKARGDLTVDLNLDRDDELGMLANTFSQGTEQHRKLVSDLLDTIDNLSAYSEELSASAEEGNAIIEANDQNLSEVSAGVEQISASSQEVSGLAQEANSQTKIGSQNIQETVSSMEEINQAVEETVKVLNSLDNKSQQISKIVELIQNIAEQTNLLALNAAIEAARADSTSKNAGQGFAVVADEIRELAEETAQATNQIEDLIKETQDKSSAGLESINQVEAKVKEGKEVAQETGAVFDEIEAAIENTSSQMEEIAVVAQELAQNSEQAKSASQEINSMSDEITNSSQELAQMAEKLQGLVAKFKVEQS; encoded by the coding sequence ATGTTAAGTAAATTAAATTTAAAACAAAAATTAATGATAAGTATGATTGCTTTAGCAGTAATTCCAGTTTTAATTTCTGGAATTATTAGTTATACTCGTAACAGAAATTTAATTAAAGAACAAGTAATTAAAGAAAATGAGTTGCTAGCTAATCAATTAGCTAAACGAGTTCAAGAAAAGATGTCTGTTTTAACTAAGACTGTTAATGTAATAGCTGATTTAGAGGGCATTGAAAGTATGAAGAATAAAAAGCACCAACAAATATTTAATAAGTTTAAACAAAAGTATCCTATATTTCAGTATTTATATGTTACTAATGAGGAAGGGCAATTAATTACTTTTAGTGCAGATACTGACCAATTAGGCAATGATTTTAGTCATCGTTCGTGGTTTAAAGGAGCAATGAGAGGCTATTCTTATATTTCTAATGCTCATATTTCTACTACAACTAAGTCTCTTTGTCTTACTATATCTACCCCGATAAAAAATAACAATGGTCAGATAACAGGAGTTTTAGGAGCAGATATTAGTTTGATGGCTTTACAATCAATGGTTACGGGAGTCAAATTGGGACAAGCAGGCCAGGTTTATCTAACTGATAGTCAGGGAGTAGTCATTGTTCACCCTAATTATAAAGATATGGTTTTAAAACAGGTAAAGAAAGAAGAGTTAAAACCTGTTCAGAAGGCTTTAGCTGGTAAAGTAGGAACGATAACATATGTAACTAACAAGGGTACCGAAATGTTAGCTACCTATGAACCTTTACAACGGTTAAATTGGGCCTTAGTAGCTCAACAACCAACAGGGGTAGCATTTAAAGTATTAAAAGAAAATTTATTTAGTAAGTTATTAACAATTTTAGTTGCTACTTTATTGGCAGTAGGAATCTCAACTTGGTTGGCCCATAATTTTAGTCAGCCTATTTTAAAATTAGTAGGAGCAATGCGACAAAAGGCACGAGGAGATTTAACTGTTGATTTAAATTTGGATAGAGATGATGAATTAGGAATGTTAGCTAATACTTTTAGTCAAGGAACTGAACAACACCGGAAATTGGTATCTGATTTATTAGATACAATAGATAATCTATCAGCTTATAGTGAAGAATTATCAGCTTCAGCTGAAGAGGGAAATGCAATTATAGAAGCTAATGATCAAAACTTATCGGAAGTATCGGCTGGAGTAGAGCAGATTTCGGCTAGTAGTCAAGAAGTAAGTGGTTTGGCTCAGGAAGCTAATTCTCAAACTAAGATTGGTAGTCAAAATATCCAAGAGACTGTCTCTAGCATGGAAGAGATTAATCAAGCTGTAGAAGAAACAGTTAAGGTGCTTAATAGCTTAGATAATAAATCACAACAAATTAGCAAAATTGTAGAGTTAATCCAAAATATAGCTGAACAAACTAATTTATTGGCTTTAAATGCGGCTATTGAAGCAGCTAGGGCAGATTCTACCAGTAAGAATGCAGGTCAAGGTTTTGCAGTAGTAGCTGATGAAATCAGAGAATTAGCTGAAGAGACAGCTCAAGCAACTAATCAGATAGAAGATTTGATTAAGGAGACTCAAGATAAATCAAGTGCTGGCTTGGAGTCTATAAATCAGGTAGAGGCTAAGGTTAAAGAAGGAAAAGAAGTTGCTCAAGAAACAGGAGCAGTATTTGATGAGATTGAAGCTGCTATTGAGAACACATCAAGTCAAATGGAAGAGATAGCAGTTGTAGCCCAAGAATTAGCTCAAAATAGTGAGCAGGCTAAGAGTGCTTCTCAAGAGATTAATAGTATGTCTGATGAGATAACTAATTCTTCTCAAGAGTTGGCCCAAATGGCAGAAAAGTTACAAGGGTTAGTAGCTAAATTTAAAGTAGAACAAAGTTAG
- the dapB gene encoding 4-hydroxy-tetrahydrodipicolinate reductase: MKTSIVVSGANGRMGQAVVEMISEVDDFKLVGAVDVTEVGKDIHQLLGLDEDPVKITENLAETLEEVKPDVVVEFTNPQVVMEHIQTTLEYNIDIVIGTTGITEADLTKIEEWNQDKSKIVIAPNFAIGAILMMNFAQKAAKFMDDVEIIELHHDNKIDAPSGTAIKTAELIGKNLDKPDKEVEEIEKLEGARGGLQDKINIHSVRLPGLVAHQEVIFGGEGQTLSLKHDSINRKSFMPGVELAIKKLVDIDGVVYGLENLIDL; encoded by the coding sequence GTGAAAACTAGTATTGTAGTTTCCGGGGCCAATGGCAGAATGGGCCAAGCAGTAGTAGAAATGATTTCTGAAGTAGATGATTTTAAATTGGTAGGAGCAGTTGATGTAACAGAAGTAGGTAAAGATATTCATCAACTATTAGGGTTAGATGAAGATCCTGTTAAGATAACAGAAAACTTAGCTGAAACCTTAGAAGAGGTTAAACCTGATGTAGTTGTAGAGTTTACTAATCCTCAAGTAGTGATGGAGCATATTCAGACTACTCTAGAATATAATATAGATATTGTGATTGGTACAACAGGAATTACAGAAGCTGATTTAACTAAGATTGAAGAGTGGAACCAAGATAAAAGTAAGATTGTGATTGCTCCTAATTTTGCTATTGGAGCAATTTTAATGATGAATTTTGCTCAGAAAGCTGCTAAGTTTATGGATGATGTAGAGATTATTGAACTACATCATGATAATAAAATAGATGCTCCTTCAGGGACAGCTATCAAAACAGCAGAGTTAATTGGTAAGAATCTAGATAAACCTGATAAAGAAGTAGAAGAGATAGAAAAATTAGAAGGAGCTCGTGGTGGTCTACAAGATAAAATTAATATTCATAGTGTACGTTTACCAGGTTTAGTAGCCCATCAAGAAGTAATTTTTGGTGGAGAGGGTCAGACTTTGAGTTTAAAACATGATTCTATTAATCGTAAGTCATTTATGCCAGGAGTTGAATTAGCTATTAAAAAGTTAGTTGATATCGATGGAGTAGTTTATGGTTTAGAGAACTTAATTGATCTTTAA
- a CDS encoding aspartate-semialdehyde dehydrogenase gives MEKYNVAVVGATGAVGREMVSILEERDFPFANLRLLATERSAGTVMTCKGEEYVVEVTTPDSFEDIDIALFSAGSGASKKLAPEAVKRGAVVVDNSSAYRMDDEVPLVVPEVNPEDIFEHTGIIANPNCSTIQMVAALKPIYDQVGIKRLVISTYQAVSGTGKDAMDELEQQSKAVLNGEEANPEIYPHQIAFNVLPHIDIFFDDGYTKEEMKMVNETQKIMNDNNIKVTATAARVPIFNGHAESINIETNDRVTVKEAKELLANTPGVRVEDDPDKLKYPLQNQVTEIDDVLVGRIREDHSIDNGLNLWVVANNLRKGAALNTIQIAEKMIEEK, from the coding sequence ATGGAGAAGTATAATGTAGCGGTAGTAGGTGCAACTGGAGCTGTAGGTCGTGAAATGGTTAGTATTTTAGAGGAAAGGGATTTTCCATTTGCTAATTTAAGGTTATTAGCAACAGAGCGTTCTGCTGGAACAGTGATGACTTGTAAAGGTGAGGAGTATGTAGTAGAAGTGACGACCCCAGATTCTTTTGAGGATATTGATATTGCTTTATTTAGTGCTGGTTCTGGTGCTAGTAAAAAATTAGCTCCTGAAGCTGTTAAAAGAGGAGCGGTAGTAGTTGATAATAGTAGTGCTTACCGAATGGATGATGAAGTGCCATTGGTAGTACCTGAAGTTAATCCTGAAGATATTTTTGAGCATACAGGGATTATTGCAAATCCTAATTGTTCTACAATTCAGATGGTGGCGGCTTTAAAGCCTATTTATGATCAAGTAGGAATCAAACGGTTAGTCATTTCTACTTATCAGGCGGTATCAGGAACTGGTAAGGATGCTATGGATGAATTAGAACAACAAAGCAAGGCGGTACTAAATGGTGAAGAAGCCAATCCAGAGATTTATCCTCACCAAATAGCTTTTAATGTATTACCGCATATTGATATTTTCTTTGATGATGGCTATACTAAAGAGGAAATGAAGATGGTTAATGAAACTCAAAAAATTATGAATGATAATAATATTAAGGTTACTGCTACAGCGGCTAGAGTTCCAATCTTTAATGGGCATGCTGAATCAATAAATATAGAAACTAATGATAGAGTAACTGTTAAAGAAGCTAAAGAGTTATTAGCAAATACTCCAGGCGTTAGAGTTGAAGATGATCCAGATAAATTAAAATATCCTCTACAAAATCAAGTTACTGAAATTGATGATGTTTTAGTAGGGAGGATTCGTGAAGACCACAGTATCGATAATGGTTTAAATTTATGGGTTGTAGCTAATAACTTAAGGAAAGGTGCTGCTTTAAATACGATTCAAATTGCGGAGAAGATGATTGAAGAAAAGTGA
- the dpsA gene encoding dipicolinate synthase subunit DpsA, protein MSYKLQDKSIALLGGDDREVKLLSMLKETGAKLQVLGEVTKIEGIKVVNSLTEIDNKVDAVIAPMTGINQDYQIKKTFVDKDITLTEEFFAKLQPATKFFIGFAKPQLKKWCTKYDLELIELAALDEVAILNAVPTAEGAIELAIREASINLHNNNSFVLGLGRVGLTVARMLKGLGSNTFGVARKNKDLARALEMGLTPVNFKNLSSEINKADFIFNTVPVKVLDRKLLEQVNPNTLIIDLASAPGGTDFETAQQLGIQAELALGLPGKVAPTSAGEILGNVIPRFILEES, encoded by the coding sequence TTGAGTTATAAATTACAAGATAAAAGTATAGCTTTACTAGGTGGAGATGATAGGGAAGTTAAATTGTTATCTATGTTAAAAGAAACAGGAGCTAAGTTACAAGTATTAGGAGAGGTTACTAAAATAGAAGGTATTAAAGTAGTTAACTCATTAACCGAGATTGATAATAAAGTAGATGCTGTAATAGCCCCTATGACTGGTATTAATCAAGACTATCAAATTAAAAAGACTTTTGTAGACAAAGATATAACCTTAACAGAAGAATTCTTTGCAAAATTACAGCCCGCTACTAAATTCTTTATTGGGTTTGCTAAGCCTCAACTTAAGAAGTGGTGTACTAAGTATGATTTAGAATTGATTGAATTAGCTGCTTTAGATGAAGTAGCTATATTAAATGCAGTTCCTACTGCTGAAGGAGCTATTGAACTTGCTATTAGAGAAGCTTCAATTAACTTACACAATAACAATTCATTCGTATTAGGTTTAGGGCGGGTTGGTTTGACTGTAGCTAGAATGTTAAAAGGATTAGGCAGTAATACTTTTGGAGTAGCTAGAAAAAATAAAGATTTGGCCCGTGCTTTAGAAATGGGGCTTACGCCAGTTAATTTTAAAAATTTAAGTAGTGAGATAAATAAAGCTGATTTTATCTTTAATACAGTACCTGTAAAGGTTCTGGATAGAAAGCTTTTAGAGCAAGTTAATCCTAATACTTTAATTATTGATTTAGCTTCGGCTCCTGGAGGTACAGACTTTGAAACTGCCCAACAACTAGGTATTCAAGCTGAGTTAGCTTTAGGATTACCTGGTAAAGTAGCTCCTACCAGTGCTGGAGAGATTCTAGGTAATGTTATCCCTCGTTTTATTCTAGAAGAATCATAA
- a CDS encoding polysaccharide deacetylase family protein, producing MTIEFSKYDLLILCLILSISFFLLGLTVDNSYLQEAIKVNSERLVPIYKVNTDQKKVAITLDGMWGAKKTPQLLQIFRKYDVKITFFFGGNWLEENPNLVKEIAASGHEVENHSYTHPHMTKLGVNSIKKELQRTSELIEKLTGEKPNLFRPPFGEYDNQLIKTCRNLGYHVIQWSIDSLDWKDVSADFIVNRVLKNVSSGDIILMHNNGANTPQALEKLIPKLQQKGYEIVPVSELIYQENYYIEPHNGLQKKVR from the coding sequence ATGACTATTGAGTTTAGTAAATATGATCTATTAATTTTGTGTTTGATACTAAGTATTAGTTTCTTTTTGTTAGGATTAACAGTAGATAATTCCTATTTACAAGAAGCAATTAAAGTAAATAGTGAGAGATTAGTACCAATTTATAAAGTTAATACTGATCAGAAAAAAGTAGCAATCACTTTAGATGGAATGTGGGGGGCAAAAAAGACTCCTCAATTATTACAAATTTTTAGGAAGTATGATGTAAAGATAACTTTCTTTTTTGGTGGTAACTGGTTAGAGGAGAATCCTAACCTGGTTAAAGAAATAGCTGCTAGTGGTCATGAGGTAGAAAATCATAGTTATACCCATCCTCATATGACAAAATTAGGAGTCAATTCAATAAAAAAAGAATTGCAACGAACGAGTGAATTAATTGAGAAATTAACAGGAGAAAAACCAAATTTATTTAGACCTCCCTTTGGAGAGTATGATAATCAGTTAATCAAGACTTGTCGTAATTTAGGGTATCATGTTATTCAATGGAGTATTGATTCTTTAGACTGGAAGGATGTTAGTGCCGATTTTATTGTTAATCGAGTACTAAAAAATGTAAGTTCAGGGGATATTATTTTAATGCATAATAATGGTGCTAACACACCACAAGCTTTAGAAAAATTAATTCCTAAATTACAGCAGAAGGGTTATGAAATTGTTCCTGTATCAGAATTGATTTATCAGGAGAATTATTATATTGAACCACATAATGGATTACAAAAAAAGGTTAGATGA
- a CDS encoding dipicolinate synthase subunit B yields the protein MDLAGKKVGFALTGSHCTLAKVIPTMEKLVGAGADVYPIISKSVQENDTRFGTAKEWRKEVVEITGNQPITTIPEAEPIGPQKLFDILVVAPCTGNTLAKIANGITDTPVTMAVKAQLRNSRPVVLAVATNDALGNNGKNIGMILNTPHIYFVPLGQDNPIGKPNSLVARMDLIVDTARYALEGKQLQPVIIEYKGV from the coding sequence GTGGATTTAGCTGGCAAAAAAGTAGGTTTTGCTTTAACTGGTTCCCATTGTACATTAGCTAAGGTTATTCCTACTATGGAGAAATTAGTAGGAGCAGGAGCAGATGTTTATCCTATCATATCTAAGTCAGTACAAGAAAATGATACTAGATTTGGGACAGCTAAAGAGTGGCGTAAGGAAGTAGTAGAAATAACAGGTAATCAACCAATAACAACTATTCCAGAAGCAGAGCCAATTGGTCCGCAAAAATTATTTGATATACTAGTGGTAGCTCCATGTACAGGAAATACTCTAGCTAAAATTGCTAATGGAATCACAGATACACCTGTAACGATGGCAGTTAAAGCTCAATTAAGAAATAGTAGGCCAGTAGTATTGGCAGTAGCTACTAATGATGCATTGGGCAATAATGGGAAAAATATCGGCATGATACTTAATACACCACATATTTATTTTGTCCCTTTAGGGCAGGATAATCCTATAGGAAAACCCAATTCTTTAGTAGCTAGAATGGATTTGATTGTTGATACTGCTAGGTATGCACTAGAAGGTAAACAATTACAACCTGTTATTATTGAATACAAAGGAGTTTAA
- a CDS encoding VanW family protein — MRDIKIFLRKRVIILMIVALIIILLVGLFAELDKFRRYIWGVEPKVTFLGEDLTGYLRSEVKNKVYQLSSHIITYPIAAGLDANTGKINSELKGKIVDITATVKKITEAKEGSQVAPTTYQITPFLTTQDIKKINHEISTYTTIIKGSQSRKENIKLATELISNQLVLAGEVFSFNQIVGPRTKKRGFKEGPEIINGQLSTGVGGGICQVSSTLYNAVQSDQFKIIERHSHSKEVGYVPKGEDATVAWDYFDFKFKNKLATPIIIKGKVEANRLKITILANKKE; from the coding sequence ATGAGAGATATTAAGATTTTTTTGCGTAAACGAGTAATTATATTAATGATTGTGGCTTTAATTATAATTTTATTAGTAGGATTATTTGCTGAATTAGATAAATTCAGACGTTATATTTGGGGTGTAGAGCCAAAAGTTACTTTTTTAGGAGAAGATCTAACGGGGTATTTAAGATCAGAAGTAAAAAATAAGGTTTACCAATTGTCATCTCATATTATTACCTATCCTATTGCAGCTGGTCTTGATGCTAATACAGGTAAGATAAACTCAGAATTAAAGGGAAAAATCGTAGATATCACTGCTACAGTCAAGAAAATAACGGAAGCTAAAGAAGGAAGTCAAGTGGCTCCAACAACTTATCAAATAACTCCCTTTTTAACTACTCAGGATATAAAAAAGATTAATCATGAAATTAGTACTTATACTACTATAATAAAGGGTAGCCAAAGCCGAAAAGAGAATATAAAGTTAGCTACTGAATTGATAAGTAATCAGTTGGTTTTAGCTGGTGAAGTCTTTTCTTTTAACCAGATAGTTGGCCCACGAACTAAGAAGAGAGGATTTAAAGAAGGACCAGAGATAATTAATGGTCAGCTGTCTACTGGAGTAGGGGGAGGGATTTGTCAGGTGTCAAGTACTTTATATAATGCAGTTCAATCAGATCAATTTAAGATAATAGAACGTCATTCTCATTCTAAAGAGGTTGGTTATGTTCCTAAAGGAGAAGATGCAACTGTAGCTTGGGATTACTTTGATTTTAAATTTAAAAATAAATTAGCAACCCCAATTATTATTAAGGGTAAAGTAGAAGCTAATAGATTGAAGATTACTATTTTAGCAAATAAGAAGGAATAA
- a CDS encoding YlmC/YmxH family sporulation protein yields the protein MRLSELEGKEIVNLHNGGRLGLIDETEMVFNPNTGSLESILIPNQQGMFGFGGRNEELIIPWESVVKIGDEIVIVNLSIDAEDQLF from the coding sequence ATGAGATTAAGTGAACTAGAGGGAAAAGAAATTGTAAATTTGCATAATGGAGGAAGATTAGGTTTAATTGATGAGACGGAAATGGTTTTTAACCCTAATACTGGTAGCTTAGAATCTATTTTGATACCTAATCAGCAGGGGATGTTTGGATTTGGTGGGAGAAATGAAGAATTAATAATTCCGTGGGAATCAGTAGTTAAGATTGGTGATGAAATAGTTATTGTAAATTTATCCATTGATGCGGAAGATCAATTGTTTTAA
- the dapA gene encoding 4-hydroxy-tetrahydrodipicolinate synthase — MEFGEVLTAMVTPFNENKEVDYEQAIKLARYLIDNGSDGLLVLGTTGEVPTLSQQEKLNLLEIIIDEVGEETTVIAGTGCYSTAKSIEFTNKAERIGVDGVMLVTPYYNKPPQAGLENHFKAVAQATKLPVILYNVPSRTGRNIEPATVAKLAEIDNIVAVKEASGSVEQAAKIRALTDDSFMIYSGDDGLTLPILSIGGTGVISVASHLAGNEIKEMITAYKEGKVELAARKNAKLNELFEAVFMTTNPIPVKKALNLTGPTVGGLRAPLIELPSDLERKLKEVLVNYKLL, encoded by the coding sequence ATGGAATTTGGTGAAGTATTAACTGCTATGGTAACACCCTTTAATGAGAATAAGGAAGTTGATTATGAACAGGCAATTAAATTGGCTCGATATTTAATTGATAATGGATCAGATGGGTTGTTGGTATTAGGGACAACTGGTGAAGTACCAACCTTATCTCAACAAGAAAAATTAAATTTATTAGAGATAATAATTGATGAAGTAGGAGAAGAAACAACAGTTATTGCTGGAACGGGCTGTTATTCAACTGCTAAAAGTATTGAATTTACTAACAAAGCAGAGAGAATAGGGGTAGATGGAGTCATGTTAGTAACTCCTTATTATAATAAACCACCTCAAGCTGGATTAGAGAATCATTTTAAAGCAGTAGCTCAAGCTACCAAGTTACCTGTTATTTTGTATAATGTGCCTAGTCGAACAGGTAGGAATATAGAACCAGCTACAGTTGCTAAATTAGCTGAAATTGATAATATTGTAGCAGTTAAAGAAGCAAGTGGCAGTGTAGAGCAAGCAGCTAAAATTAGGGCACTAACAGATGACAGTTTTATGATCTATAGTGGTGATGATGGATTAACATTACCAATTCTATCGATTGGTGGTACCGGAGTAATTAGTGTAGCCTCTCATTTAGCTGGAAATGAAATTAAAGAGATGATTACTGCTTATAAAGAAGGAAAAGTGGAATTAGCTGCACGAAAGAATGCAAAGTTAAATGAATTATTTGAAGCTGTATTTATGACCACTAATCCAATTCCAGTAAAGAAGGCATTAAATTTAACTGGGCCAACAGTAGGTGGATTACGTGCTCCATTGATTGAATTACCATCTGATTTAGAAAGAAAATTAAAAGAAGTATTAGTTAATTATAAATTATTATAA
- the dapG gene encoding aspartate kinase, with amino-acid sequence MVIQKFGGTSVATSERREQVIDKVLESLNQGYKPVLVVSAIGRDGDPYATDTLIDFAENVHERIDSRAQDLLMSCGEVISTTVITQALKARGYEAEPLTGAQAGIITNEEFGDAKIKEVNTHRIQEILDENKIPVVAGFQGVSKNREITTLGRGGSDTTACALGAALHAEMVEIYTDVEGIMTADPRIVPNAKTLKHISYDEVCELAYQGARVIHPRAAEIAKRERVPVIIRSTFSDAEGTVISNAFEQEEIEIKGDKPVTGITSRNNLVLIKIYPKAQQKDATALGCFKVLADAEVSVDFINVRPDLISFMINDSLQNKAAELLDEENYNYEIFNNYIKVSIVGAGMTGIPGVMAQVVKALADNEVSIYQTTDSHTTISCLIEAEDEEISLCALHDYFKLGD; translated from the coding sequence ATAGTCATACAGAAATTTGGAGGGACTTCTGTAGCAACTTCTGAGAGGCGAGAACAGGTAATTGATAAAGTTTTAGAGTCTCTTAATCAAGGTTATAAACCTGTTCTTGTCGTTTCTGCTATTGGTAGAGACGGGGATCCTTATGCTACAGATACCTTAATTGATTTTGCTGAAAATGTACACGAAAGAATAGATTCTAGAGCACAAGATTTATTAATGTCTTGTGGAGAAGTTATTTCAACAACAGTGATTACTCAAGCTTTAAAGGCTAGAGGATATGAAGCTGAGCCATTAACAGGAGCTCAAGCTGGAATTATTACTAATGAGGAATTTGGAGATGCTAAGATTAAAGAGGTCAATACTCATCGGATACAAGAAATATTGGATGAAAATAAGATACCAGTAGTAGCTGGGTTTCAAGGTGTATCAAAGAATAGAGAGATAACAACTTTAGGTAGAGGGGGTTCTGATACTACAGCTTGTGCCCTAGGAGCTGCTTTACATGCTGAAATGGTAGAGATCTATACTGATGTTGAGGGAATAATGACAGCTGATCCTCGAATTGTACCTAATGCTAAGACACTAAAACATATTAGTTATGATGAAGTTTGTGAGCTTGCTTATCAAGGAGCGAGAGTAATCCATCCTCGAGCTGCAGAAATAGCTAAACGAGAAAGAGTTCCAGTTATTATTCGTTCTACTTTTAGTGATGCAGAAGGAACTGTGATTTCTAATGCTTTTGAGCAAGAAGAAATAGAGATTAAAGGAGATAAGCCGGTGACTGGAATTACAAGCAGGAACAATTTGGTATTGATTAAGATTTATCCAAAGGCACAACAAAAAGATGCTACTGCTTTAGGTTGTTTTAAAGTTTTAGCTGATGCTGAAGTAAGTGTTGATTTTATTAATGTTAGGCCAGATTTGATTAGTTTTATGATTAATGATAGTTTACAGAACAAAGCTGCCGAGTTATTAGATGAAGAAAATTATAATTATGAAATATTTAATAATTATATTAAAGTTTCTATAGTAGGCGCAGGGATGACAGGAATACCAGGTGTAATGGCTCAGGTTGTTAAAGCCTTAGCAGATAATGAGGTTTCTATCTACCAAACTACAGATTCTCATACTACTATTTCCTGTTTAATTGAAGCTGAGGATGAAGAAATAAGTTTATGTGCCCTACATGATTATTTTAAGTTAGGGGACTAA
- a CDS encoding polysaccharide deacetylase family protein gives MSKRKIKFFYLPFNRDVVFGLLCMFILLSFGLINLLDSPAKVEQPVFQQEVKPYYHGPTDKQKVALTINVAWGQEYLPKMLDTLDKYDVKATFFFVGTWVKKFPELVKEIKKRGHELGNHGIKHLHPKQLSKDKLINLIKENEKLIQKVADYKTDLFAPPYGEVDKQVAQVAAEIGYKTIMWSTDTIDWQRPSSQVIIKRVLNKIEAGGIVLMHPTKPTAKALPTIINKLEDKGYSLVTVSQLLE, from the coding sequence ATGTCCAAACGAAAAATTAAATTTTTTTACTTACCTTTTAATCGTGATGTCGTTTTTGGCTTACTATGTATGTTTATTTTACTTAGTTTTGGGTTGATAAATCTCTTAGACTCTCCGGCTAAAGTTGAACAGCCTGTCTTTCAACAAGAAGTTAAGCCTTATTATCACGGGCCAACAGATAAACAGAAGGTAGCTTTAACAATTAATGTAGCTTGGGGCCAAGAGTATTTACCAAAGATGTTGGATACATTAGATAAGTATGATGTAAAAGCAACTTTCTTTTTTGTTGGTACATGGGTAAAGAAATTTCCTGAATTAGTTAAAGAAATAAAAAAAAGAGGACATGAATTAGGTAATCATGGAATTAAACACCTTCATCCTAAACAGTTATCAAAAGATAAGTTAATCAATTTAATTAAAGAAAATGAAAAATTAATTCAAAAAGTAGCTGATTATAAGACAGATTTATTTGCTCCTCCTTATGGGGAAGTTGATAAGCAGGTAGCTCAGGTTGCTGCAGAAATAGGTTATAAAACAATTATGTGGAGTACCGATACTATTGATTGGCAACGTCCTAGCTCCCAAGTGATTATTAAGCGGGTCTTAAATAAAATAGAAGCAGGCGGGATTGTACTGATGCACCCTACAAAACCAACAGCTAAGGCATTACCTACTATAATTAATAAACTCGAAGATAAAGGATATAGCTTAGTAACTGTTTCCCAATTATTGGAGTAG